In the Nomascus leucogenys isolate Asia chromosome 5, Asia_NLE_v1, whole genome shotgun sequence genome, one interval contains:
- the LOC105739793 gene encoding uncharacterized protein LOC105739793: protein MRGLGAGFPAQGARLRSRGPRCHRQGRSSVHHAPLCARGLCGDAGLRKVAFIYAAPIGTRGRPGGPRRSVPAWNLARGAARSCGASASPPFGPRRHGARGGTMTVGPGQAWETPRLRPARTASCATLDVGNTSEPRLCRL from the coding sequence ATGCGCGGTCTCGGAGCAGGGTTTCCTGCCCAGGGAGCCCGGCTGCGGTCGAGGGGACCCCGATGTCACCGGCAGGGTCGGAGCTCGGTGCACCACGCCCCCCTCTGCGCCCGGGGCCTCTGCGGGGACGCAGGTCTCAGGAAAGTAGCCTTTATTTATGCGGCACCGATCGGAACGCGCGGCCGGCCGGGCGGACCTAGACGGAGCGTCCCTGCTTGGAACCTGGCGCGGGGCGCCGCGCGCTCCTGtggcgcctcagcctccccaccgTTCGGTCCCCGGAGGCACGGAGCTCGCGGCGGGACGATGACGGTTGGGCCGGGCCAGGCGTGGGAGACTCCCAGACTCCGGCCCGCCAGGACGGCCAGCTGCGCCACCTTGGACGTTGGCAATACTTCGGAGCCTCGGTTATGTCGCCTGTAA